One segment of Halalkalicoccus tibetensis DNA contains the following:
- a CDS encoding double zinc ribbon domain-containing protein, with translation MSKITFRADDDLVARIEAMDASKSEVMREALRAYFGSDSVGAPTGSGSLDTLITDRIDERIDERLGNGTDVNITVSVEDDRIRTADPGPPADDTPVSAPAREHSCAQCGETLDDDHVYCPNCGEKADEPALCECGVELRTDWAFCPSCGRRTPAADVLDR, from the coding sequence ATGAGCAAGATCACCTTCCGCGCGGACGACGACCTCGTCGCCCGCATCGAGGCGATGGACGCCTCGAAGAGCGAGGTCATGCGCGAGGCCCTCCGCGCGTACTTCGGCTCCGACTCCGTCGGGGCGCCGACGGGGTCGGGGTCGCTGGACACGCTCATCACCGACCGGATCGACGAGCGGATCGACGAACGGCTCGGGAACGGAACGGACGTAAACATCACCGTCTCGGTCGAGGACGACCGGATACGGACGGCCGACCCGGGGCCACCGGCCGACGACACCCCCGTTTCCGCCCCCGCCCGAGAGCACAGCTGCGCCCAGTGTGGCGAGACGCTCGACGACGATCACGTCTACTGCCCGAACTGCGGCGAGAAGGCCGACGAGCCGGCCCTCTGTGAGTGTGGTGTCGAGCTGCGTACCGACTGGGCGTTCTGTCCGTCCTGCGGGCGTCGGACGCCCGCGGCGGACGTCCTCGACCGGTGA